In one window of Mercurialis annua linkage group LG4, ddMerAnnu1.2, whole genome shotgun sequence DNA:
- the LOC126677798 gene encoding cytochrome P450 76A2-like, with the protein MEITSIISLISLILFPTSILLLFNRRRNSAFRSRFPPGPPGWPIIGNLLDLGSMPHRTLTDLKKKYGDILGLKLGSLNTMVILSAKAASELFKNHDLAFAERSLTITMRVHGYDRGSLALAPYGSYWRVMRRLVTVDMLVNKKINETVSIRRKCIDDMLRWIGEESKKGDQVELARFVFLMVTNLIGNLMLSRDLVDPASKEGSVFFKAIHGLMGASGYANIADYLPWLKWFDPQGLERTMERELGKALEIADQFVKERIKEKKLGDIQNKNFLDVLLEFEGNGKDEPERISDKDLNIFILEIFMAGAETTSSTIEWAMTELLRNPIAMQKAKAELNNVIGPDKKVEETDIESLPYLQAVVKETFRLHPPIPFLVPRRAMQDTKFMGFHIPENTQVLVNAWAIGRDEDVWSDPLSFEPERFIGSKVDYRGQHFELIPFGAGRRMCAGVSLAHRVLHLTLGSLLYHFDWEFEANVSSTTLDMRDKLGITMRKLEPLLVVPKKSHLSF; encoded by the exons ATGGAGATTACTTCAATTATTTCTCTAATTTCTTTAATCCTTTTTCCAACATCAATCCTACTCCTCTTCAACCGCCGGAGAAACTCCGCCTTTCGTAGCCGGTTTCCTCCAGGACCGCCGGGATGGCCAATAATTGGCAACCTATTGGATCTGGGTTCAATGCCACATCGTACCTTGACCGATCTTAAAAAGAAATACGGTGACATTTTAGGTCTAAAGCTGGGTTCATTAAACACCATGGTAATTCTATCAGCAAAGGCTGCTAGTGAGCTATTTAAAAACCATGATCTCGCATTTGCCGAACGTTCTTTAACTATAACAATGCGAGTCCATGGTTATGACCGAGGTTCATTGGCTCTAGCACCATACGGTTCGTATTGGCGAGTCATGAGACGGCTAGTAACTGTAGACATGTTAGTCAACAAAAAGATCAATGAAACAGTGTCTATACGAAGAAAATGCATCGATGATATGCTGAGATGGATCGGAGAAGAATCGAAAAAGGGTGATCAAGTTGAATTAGCGCGATTCGTGTTCTTGATGGTCACGAATTTGATCGGAAATCTGATGCTTTCGCGTGATTTGGTCGATCCTGCATCGAAGGAAGGGTCGGTATTTTTCAAAGCAATACACGGCTTAATGGGAGCATCAGGTTATGCAAATATTGCGGATTATTTGCCATGGCTAAAGTGGTTTGATCCTCAAGGATTGGAGAGAACTATGGAGAGGGAACTTGGGAAGGCTTTGGAGATTGCTGATCAGTTCGTTAAGGAGAGGATTAAAGAGAAAAAATTAGGAGATATTCAAAACAAGAATTTCCTTGATGTGTTGCTTGAGTTTGAAGGTAATGGTAAGGATGAGCCGGAGAGGATTTCAGATAAAGATCTCAACATTTTTATCCTG GAAATATTTATGGCGGGTGCAGAAACGACGAGCAGCACCATAGAATGGGCAATGACTGAGCTCCTACGCAATCCTATAGCAATGCAAAAGGCCAAAGCTGAACTCAATAATGTGATCGGACCAGACAAAAAGGTAGAGGAAACTGATATCGAAAGTCTTCCATACTTGCAGGCAGTCGTGaaagaaacgtttcgattacaCCCTCCAATACCGTTCCTAGTTCCGAGAAGAGCAATGCAAGACACCAAATTCATGGGATTTCACATCCCAGAAAACACACAAGTTCTTGTAAATGCATGGGCTATTGGGAGAGACGAAGATGTTTGGTCTGACCCTTTGAGTTTCGAACCCGAAAGATTTATTGGGTCGAAAGTTGATTATAGAGGGCAGCATTTCGAGTTAATTCCTTTCGGAGCAGGAAGAAGAATGTGTGCGGGAGTCTCACTGGCTCACAGAGTTCTTCATCTTACTTTGGGATCTTTGCTTTACCATTTTGATTGGGAATTTGAAGCTAATGTGAGTTCAACTACTTTGGATATGAGAGATAAGTTGGGCATTACAATGCGGAAGTTGGAGCCATTACTTGTAGTTCCTAAGAAGTCTCATCTTTCTTTTTGA
- the LOC130014719 gene encoding cytochrome P450 76A1-like: protein MGLGLIVIAIILSWILVSRTRESRWVLPPGPIRLPLVGNLLQLSKEPHVSFAKLASQYGPIMTLWLGPIRTVVISSSEVAKEMFKHHDTVLAGRQIYESMKGKYGNEGSLITAQYGSQWRLVRRLCNIELFTGSRLDATRTLRANSVDRMIQQIRNASENGTKAVDLHRCFFLMAFNHVSNLIFSKDLDDPNLERGSKYFYHACELMEVSCKPNVADFLPILKWIDPQGIKRMTHFHTEHAFEVGRGFIEERVKTRKCEEYGGDEDKRKDFLDVLLDFHGDDIKAPSTLSSTFMNNIIIELFGAGTDTTSSTLEWAMAELLHNPTILKKLQLELRTIIHPEKKLEEKDIEHLPYLMAVIKETLRLHPPTPLLIPHMAMESCNMLGFDIPKNTQIMVNIWAIGRDPKTWEDPLVFRPERFLEPNMVDYKGTHFQFLPFGSGRRMCPAVPLASRLLPFALGSAVHSFDWVLGDGIKPEDVDMSEMVGLTLRKCIPLKAIPIPFKNG, encoded by the exons atgggatTGGGACTAATAGTAATAGCCATAATATTATCATGGATTTTGGTATCAAGAACGAGAGAAAGCAGATGGGTTTTACCCCCAGGACCGATAAGGTTACCACTAGTCGGAAACCTTCTTCAGCTAAGCAAGGAGCCGCATGTATCATTTGCAAAATTGGCTAGTCAATATGGTCCTATAATGACCCTTTGGTTAGGACCTATCCGAACCGTGGTCATATCTTCTAGTGAAGTGGCTAAAGAAATGTTCAAGCACCATGATACAGTTCTTGCAGGGAGGCAGATTTATGAGTCAATGAAAGGAAAATATGGTAATGAAGGTTCTTTGATTACGGCTCAGTATGGATCGCAATGGCGGTTAGTAAGGCGTCTTTGTAACATAGAATTGTTTACAGGCAGTCGTCTTGATGCCACGCGAACCCTACGTGCAAACTCCGTTGATCGGATGATACAACAAATAAGAAATGCAAGTGAGAATGGAACCAAAGCCGTTGATCTGCATAGATGTTTTTTCTTAATGGCTTTTAATCATGTTAGTAACCTAATATTCTCAAAAGATTTAGACGATCCAAATTTAGAGAGAGGGTCTAAATACTTTTATCATGCATGTGAGCTCATGGAGGTGAGTTGTAAGCCAAATGTCGCAGATTTTTTGCCAATTTTGAAATGGATTGATCCTCAAGGTATAAAGAGAATGACTCATTTTCATACCGAACATGCCTTCGAAGTTGGTCGAGGTTTTATTGAAGAAAGGGTTAAAACTAGGAAATGTGAAGAGTATGGTGGTGATGAAGATAAAAGAAAGGACTTTTTAGATGTGCTTTTGGATTTTCATGGGGATGATATCAAGGCACCCTCTACCTTATCATCAACATTCATGAATAATATTATCATT GAACTATTTGGTGCAGGAACTGATACAACATCAAGCACCTTAGAATGGGCAATGGCTGAGCTCCTTCATAACCCTACTATACTTAAAAAGCTACAGCTCGAGCTAAGAACCATTATCCATCCCGAAAAGAAACTTGAAGAAAAAGATATCGAACATCTTCCATATTTAATGGCAGTTATCAAAGAAACTTTAAGGCTTCATCCACCAACACCTCTCTTAATCCCGCACATGGCCATGGAATCTTGCAACATGCTTGGTTTTGATATTCCAAAAAATACTCAGATTATGGTAAACATTTGGGCAATAGGAAGAGACCCAAAAACTTGGGAAGATCCTTTAGTGTTTAGACCAGAAAGATTTCTTGAGCCAAACATGGTGGATTATAAAGGTACTCATTTTCAGTTCTTACCGTTTGGTTCTGGTCGAAGAATGTGTCCTGCTGTTCCTCTTGCTTCTCGTTTGCTCCCATTTGCTCTCGGATCGGCTGTGCACTCTTTTGATTGGGTTTTGGGTGATGGGATCAAACCAGAAGATGTAGATATGAGTGAAATGGTAGGATTAACACTTAGAAAATGTATTCCCTTAAAAGCTATTCCAATTCCTTTCAAGAACGGCTAG
- the LOC126679089 gene encoding probable 3-deoxy-D-manno-octulosonic acid transferase, mitochondrial isoform X2 produces the protein MAAGGGGGTGNTGMLLYKLYRAISYGITPLVHLHIQWRRLRGLEHPNRWPERLGRSSLPRPAGDLLWFHAVSLGEGMAAIPVIKREVIKNQLPNGVLYQFSPLDTPVAVDTFLDYWKPNAIVILESELWPNLVMGSSRKGILLALLNARVSKKSFRLWSQPMLLPLVSLMLSKFSLIIPLSNFQGIHFQLLHAPPAIINFAGDLKYAVEYDTSMGDKGRMEDLKEDLNRRQVWMAASIHRGEEKVMLDVRKALVQAYPDIVTIIVPRYPQHGKEIAQQLQSERKIVALRSQQERITAGTQVYIVDSIGELRHLYVLSPIAVIGGSFLPGLAGHNISEAAAAGCAVLTGHHIGHFSHMVKEMQRKNPLSVMQVSGTLELQQTIMKLLNDAEALKAQRMAAKQAFRALSSGIVANAWNLLNVHVIETIVRK, from the exons ATGGCGgccggtggtggtggtggaacTGGAAATACAGGAATGTTACTCTACAAACTATACAGAGCAATCAGCTACGGCATAACACCACTAGTCCACCTTCACATACAGTGGCGCCGCCTCCGCGGACTTGAACATCCGAATCGCTGGCCAGAGCGGCTCGGCCGGTCCTCCCTTCCTCGTCCAGCCGGTGATCTCCTCTGGTTCCATGCTGTCTCTTTAG GTGAAGGAATGGCGGCGATTCCTGTGATAAAACG TGAAGTTATAAAGAATCAACTTCCAAATGGTGTCTTGTATCAG TTCTCCCCTCTTGATACCCCTGTTGCTGTGGACACTTTCCTCGACTACTGGAAGCCTAATGCTATCGTAATACTAGAGAGCGAACTATGGCCAAATCTTGTAATGGGTTCATCAAGAAAGGGT ATTTTGCTGGCATTGTTAAATGCTCGAGTGTCAAAGAAATCATTTAGATTATGGTCACAACCAATGCTTCTTCCACTGGTTTCACTAATGCTTTCTAAATTTTCCTTGATTATCCCTCTG AGTAATTTTCAGGGAATTCACTTCCAGCTTTTGCATGCCCCACCTGCTATCATTAACTTTGCTGGAGACTTGAAATATG ctGTAGAATATGACACTTCTATGGGAGATAAAGGAAGAATGGAAGACCTGAAGGAAGATCTTAACCGCAGGCAGGTTTGGATGGCCGCTTCTATACATAGGGGAGAAGAAAAAG TTATGCTGGACGTTCGTAAAGCACTCGTACAAGCATACCCGGATATTGTCACTATAATTGTACCTCGTTATCCTCAACACGGAAAAGAGATTGCTCAA CAATTGCAGAGTGAACGAAAAATTGTAGCTTTGAGGTCTCAACAGGAAAGGATTACTGCAGGAACACAAGTTTATATTGTGGACTCAATAG GTGAATTGAGACATTTGTATGTGCTGTCTCCAATAGCTGTGATTGGGGGTTCCTTCTTACCTGGTTTAGCTGGCCATAACATATCAGAAGCTGCTGCAGCTGGCTGTGCAGTTCTGACTG GCCATCATATCGGGCATTTTTCGCACATGGTAAAGGAGATGCAGCGAAAAAACCCTTTATCAGTTATGCAG GTTTCTGGTACATTGGAACTTCAACAGACTATAATGAAGCTTCTTAATGATGCTGAAGCTCTGAAAGCTCAGCGCATGGCTGCAAAGCAAGCATTTCGTGCTTTGTCTAGCGGTATTGTTGCCAATGCATGGAACCTGCTAAATGTTCATGTCATTGAGACTATAGTGAGAAAGTAG
- the LOC126679089 gene encoding probable 3-deoxy-D-manno-octulosonic acid transferase, mitochondrial isoform X1 — protein sequence MAAGGGGGTGNTGMLLYKLYRAISYGITPLVHLHIQWRRLRGLEHPNRWPERLGRSSLPRPAGDLLWFHAVSLGEGMAAIPVIKRCVECRPDLSILMTTTTLSAFEVIKNQLPNGVLYQFSPLDTPVAVDTFLDYWKPNAIVILESELWPNLVMGSSRKGILLALLNARVSKKSFRLWSQPMLLPLVSLMLSKFSLIIPLSNFQGIHFQLLHAPPAIINFAGDLKYAVEYDTSMGDKGRMEDLKEDLNRRQVWMAASIHRGEEKVMLDVRKALVQAYPDIVTIIVPRYPQHGKEIAQQLQSERKIVALRSQQERITAGTQVYIVDSIGELRHLYVLSPIAVIGGSFLPGLAGHNISEAAAAGCAVLTGHHIGHFSHMVKEMQRKNPLSVMQVSGTLELQQTIMKLLNDAEALKAQRMAAKQAFRALSSGIVANAWNLLNVHVIETIVRK from the exons ATGGCGgccggtggtggtggtggaacTGGAAATACAGGAATGTTACTCTACAAACTATACAGAGCAATCAGCTACGGCATAACACCACTAGTCCACCTTCACATACAGTGGCGCCGCCTCCGCGGACTTGAACATCCGAATCGCTGGCCAGAGCGGCTCGGCCGGTCCTCCCTTCCTCGTCCAGCCGGTGATCTCCTCTGGTTCCATGCTGTCTCTTTAG GTGAAGGAATGGCGGCGATTCCTGTGATAAAACGGTGCGTCGAATGTAGACCTGATTTAAGTATCTTGATGACAACTACGACATTATCTGCATT TGAAGTTATAAAGAATCAACTTCCAAATGGTGTCTTGTATCAG TTCTCCCCTCTTGATACCCCTGTTGCTGTGGACACTTTCCTCGACTACTGGAAGCCTAATGCTATCGTAATACTAGAGAGCGAACTATGGCCAAATCTTGTAATGGGTTCATCAAGAAAGGGT ATTTTGCTGGCATTGTTAAATGCTCGAGTGTCAAAGAAATCATTTAGATTATGGTCACAACCAATGCTTCTTCCACTGGTTTCACTAATGCTTTCTAAATTTTCCTTGATTATCCCTCTG AGTAATTTTCAGGGAATTCACTTCCAGCTTTTGCATGCCCCACCTGCTATCATTAACTTTGCTGGAGACTTGAAATATG ctGTAGAATATGACACTTCTATGGGAGATAAAGGAAGAATGGAAGACCTGAAGGAAGATCTTAACCGCAGGCAGGTTTGGATGGCCGCTTCTATACATAGGGGAGAAGAAAAAG TTATGCTGGACGTTCGTAAAGCACTCGTACAAGCATACCCGGATATTGTCACTATAATTGTACCTCGTTATCCTCAACACGGAAAAGAGATTGCTCAA CAATTGCAGAGTGAACGAAAAATTGTAGCTTTGAGGTCTCAACAGGAAAGGATTACTGCAGGAACACAAGTTTATATTGTGGACTCAATAG GTGAATTGAGACATTTGTATGTGCTGTCTCCAATAGCTGTGATTGGGGGTTCCTTCTTACCTGGTTTAGCTGGCCATAACATATCAGAAGCTGCTGCAGCTGGCTGTGCAGTTCTGACTG GCCATCATATCGGGCATTTTTCGCACATGGTAAAGGAGATGCAGCGAAAAAACCCTTTATCAGTTATGCAG GTTTCTGGTACATTGGAACTTCAACAGACTATAATGAAGCTTCTTAATGATGCTGAAGCTCTGAAAGCTCAGCGCATGGCTGCAAAGCAAGCATTTCGTGCTTTGTCTAGCGGTATTGTTGCCAATGCATGGAACCTGCTAAATGTTCATGTCATTGAGACTATAGTGAGAAAGTAG
- the LOC126678478 gene encoding protein FAR1-RELATED SEQUENCE 7-like, with amino-acid sequence MESRMNRNCSRIRHFRVDFTYRPDLTCRTGQGGKFGDPAGPTSRTCPVEPAGGPVNLLPGQKFSRTCSLTCPVDPVSRSCIFSYQLRHKWSTAFNNDTFHCGIKSTSRSEGTNHVLNGLGDKTTSLFKFVEGFEKMTKRWRDQEGDEDFNCTNGVPSCAIKESLILKQASIVYTNKIYKLFFEKEYLKGTGATNYEETACEGNLYEYKMWTHGAKENMVSTIFFNLDTLEVNCSCKKFESMGILCSHALKAFVTKNITKIPEKYVIPRWTRNAKERKHLLEIEKSVHEISESEIIYSKRAMRSAYDLVSRSRENEKARAIIYQLFEEGHTRLDDYFKNENADIQFSCRKNLAKKTLLDSKDDYEQILMDPPRVRTKGDKGERIKNHWEKRKKKPTCSNITSNSMVFSVVFVQ; translated from the exons ATGGAGAGCCGAATGAATCGAAATTGCAGTAGAATTCGTCATTTCAGAGTCGACTTTACCTACCGGCCGGACCTGACTTGCAGAACCGGCCAAGGAGGCAAATTTGGGGACCCAGCCGGACCTACCAGCCGGAcctgcccagtagaaccggctGGAGGTCCGGTCAACTTACTGCCGGGACAGAAATTCAGCCGGACCTGTAGCCTGACCTGCCCAGTAGATCCGGTCAGCAG GAGTTGCATTTTTAGCTATCAACTTCGTCATAAATGGAGCACTGCATTTAATAATGATACATTTCATTGTGGTATTAAATCAACATCTCGAAGTGAAGGCACAAATCATGTTCTTAATGGACTTGGTGATAAAACAACATCGttatttaaatttgttgaaGGGTTTGAAAAGATGACTAAACGATGGCGTGACCAAGAGGGGGATGAAGATTTTAACTGCACTAATGGAGTTCCATCATGTGCCATTAAAGAAAGCCTTATATTGAAACAAGCTTCAATAGTTTACACAAATAAGATATATAAACTTTTCTTTGAGAAAGAATATCTCAAAGGCACCGGAGCAACAAACTATGAAGAAACAGCTTGTGAGGGAAATTTATATGAATACAAAATGTGGACTCATGGTGCAAAGGAAAATATGGTCAGTACTATCTTCTTTAATTTGGATACTTTGGAAGTGAATTGTAGTTGTAAGAAATTTGAGTCAATGGGTATTTTATGCTCTCATGCGTTAAAGGCTTTTGTCacaaaaaatataactaaaattcCTGAAAAGTATGTAATTCCGCGTTGGACGAGAAATGCGAAAGAGAGAAAACATTTGTTGGAGATAGAAAAATCAGTACATGAGATTAGCGAGTCGGAAATTATTTATAGCAAGCGGGCAATGAGAAGTGCTTACGACTTGGTTTCTCGTAGTAGAGAAAATGAAAAAGCCAGAGCTATTATATATCAGTTATTTGAGGAGGGACATACGAGATTAGATGACTACTTCAAAAATGAAAATGCTGATATTCAATTTTCATGTAGAAAGAATCTTGCaaaaaaaactcttttagaCTCGAAAGATGATTATGAGCAGATTTTGATGGACCCTCCTAGAGTAAGGACAAAAGGTGATAAAGGGGAAAGAATAAAAAACCACTgggaaaaaagaaagaagaagccAACATGCTCCAATATTACAAGTAATTCTATGGTCTTTTCTGTAGTGTTTGTGCAGTAG